tatctagcaaCTAGATTGGTTATCCATGTCAGttagggcaacctcctaagtcctatggtattTCTAATCTAGCAGCGAAACGCTGAATAAAACAACGTTgaacgctgaaccaaacaacatCACATGATTTTATACTAATCATTACAATTTCTCTCTCCACCTTTTTCCTCCCTCTCTCcctctttttcctctctctccaCCTTTTTCCTCCCTCTCTCCCTCATTTTCCTCTCTCTCTCCACTTTTTCTCTCTCAAATACGTCTCACTTTCTATCTCTACCAAAAACATTTATCTAGCGATGAATGGTTCAACGTTTATGTCACCTTTTTAACGCTTAATGAtacagcgtttcaatctcgctgctagttgaactgagAGCAGttgttaggagagagaagtatccagaagtagtgttaacttttttcccacacttttttcttgatttgtaaCACGTTTTGGCCAgtctagcagttcaatctagcccatagaggTTAGCCTTAGagccaaaaaaagaagaagaaatcctgTAATCCCTAtctagcactcttagtttcttaaTATTTCATGTTTGATATTCAAACTTTTAATATTTAGTCCtcctttttctttaatttttaaatttagtCCACTCAttatataaaagaaaatattaaccCCTAATCTTAAAACCTGGTTCCTCTTCCTCCCCTGAGTTAAGTTGTCTTTGTTATTTTTCCCCAATGAATAATATTATGACCTAATGTTCGTCAGTTAGTTCCATAGATGTATCTCTTTGTGAagggaacaaaaacaaaacacagaAGAAAAAGTCATTACAAATACGAGTGATAAGAAGAAATCATTATTttgatcttttcttttttttcttttggtgtttGTACTCACGAATTTCCAGGTTATTAaccagttctttttttttttttttttttgcttctaatTTTAAAATCAACAGGATTCTTATACTATGCGTTAAAATATTTCCAGGTTCTCTGATAGATTCTGAGTGATCAGCTAATAGTTCTTTTACTGGATCAATTATAACAGAGTTTCTGATCAGTTGCATTGCAGGGAGAAACAAGTATAAACcgttgaagaagaaaagatggcaTCCAAGGATAACTACGAAGAAGCCATTGCTGGACTCACCAAGCTTCGAAGGTACGTACTAGGTAGGTGCCGTAATAAGATCCCCCGTTTCTAGGGAAAACAGAATCTACAAACAAGATTCCTTTCTCTTCCGGTAACAAATCGACCTCCGTGTCAATTGTTTCCGGGACGACTTTCTTTTCTTATCCAATCCAATTCCCAAAATAACGTATTTCATTTTCTCTCATCGAATCAGTTATTTTCGTTACTTGGGTCCCACCACCTAACTTCCCTAGAATCAGAATCTGCATTgattttctgttttgtttttttgtcgtAGTGATAATACGAGTCTAAAGGCAGTTGCCGCGGTGAAGAACGAACAGATAACAGTTGATCTACTACAGACTAGTACCAACGTTAAAGATTTCTGCCCAATTAACCGGATGAAAACTGGATTCTTCCAGTTCAAAAAGGAAAAATACGAGTAAGTATATCTATTTCATTTTTTACTTCTATTAAAATGCAGCTTTCTTTAACAGGACGAAAACTTAACCCAAGCCAAATGACATGCCGATACGGTTCAAGAATCAAGACTTCAAGTAGAAATTGTCTGTTTCTCAACTTTGACTCCAATTTAATGGGGTTGTATTTAAatagtatttatttttgttttcatttttgtttttgtttattagGACTGATCCAGAACTGTATGGGGAACTTTCCAAGGGTCAAAGTCCCAAGGTACATTTTGTCACTTACATATCGGTTGTCAAGGTCGATTTTGCAATGCTGGTTGCAACAAGCCAACAAACTCAGACTAGTTGCATGTCTTGTAGACCAACTTCACTCCAAACTAGTTGAAAAAAATGAGAGTTGTTCTCGGCTTTCTTTTACTGCTGGAAAATAAGTAAGGGGTTCAAACGGGAACTTCAAAAACTGTCTGGACGTATTGATCAAATATTTGTGATGATATATATGTATTTGCAGTTCATGGTGTTTGCATGCTCAGACTCTCGGGTGTGCCCTTCACACATCTTGGGATTCCAACCAGGAGAGGCTTTTATTGTTAGAAACATTGCCAACATGGTTCCAccctattgtcaagtaaatactGTGCTACCGCCTCATCGTCAGTTTATGAAAATATAAGAGTCTTTTAATTAAAGTGCTTCAAACTAATTAATACAGCTGACACacaaatttggttttgttttaaCAGTCAAAGTACTCTGGAGTTGGAGCTGCCATAGAATATGCTGTCTTGATTCTCAAGGTCTACATTTCATTTTCTGTTTCCTTTTTACTTTTCTTAAGTTCTCTGACGAACTTGAGAAAAATGTTCTCCTTTCTGATGGAGTAACATTTCTTATATGTCCCAACATATGAGAATGGTTCTTATACAATACCACATTTGGTACATTGTCCTGAAATCCAAGACCTTTTCCAAGAGAAAGTTATTGGACGATGATGATatcagtgacctgagttcgaaactcgctaaCACCAAATTCTTAACCgctcaagaaaaaaaaaccctaTATACCCATGCGTTTCAATAATTTTCTGCTAAtaatttacacacaaacctgcctatcATTTTGAAACGAAAATCATATTAAATGAGAATATATATGCTAATACATATTCATTTGAAACAGGTTGAACACATTGTAGTGATTGGACACAGCTGCTGTGGCGGAATTCAAGGACTTATGGCTCTTTCTGAGGATGGCTCCACTTATACGTAAGTCCTTACGCTTGATTTTCATATTCGACATTAACCAAGTGCTATTCTTCTACTAGATCTTGGATTTTCTAAGTCAAACCACTTTATCAATATATGAAACTAACTGATTAACATTAACAAATTGGTAACCAGTTGTAATATGTTAAATTTGAAATTTTTGTCAGTGATTTCATCGAAGAGTGGGTCAAGATCGGTTTACCAGCCAAGTCCAAGGTTAAGGCTGCAGGCAGTAATGCACCAGTTTCAGACCTTCACGAGCAGTGTGAGAAGGTAAGCCTATCCTGGAAACGCGATTCTTATCTCAATTGCTCTAACACATGATGTAATAGCTGGTGCAATGAAGATTTTAACTAGCTGTGGCACATTGTCTCTTTGTGTAATATGTGCAGGAGGCGGTGAATGTATCACTTGGGAACCTTCTGACATACCCATTCGTGAGAAATGCATGCATTAACAAAGTATTAACGTTGAAGGGAGGTCACTATGATTTTGTCAAGGGATGTTTTGAGCTCTGGGACTCCGAGTTTGGACTCTCCTTTACTTCCACTGTACAATACTTTTTGTCAAGTGACGTAGCCATAATTTTTCTCAAATGGCGGTTAGTTTATACTAAAAGTCcataattatttttattctttttaccaGAAGAATACGTTAGATCAGAAGAAAACTGTACCAAAATCAAGTTAAAAGTAAGGAATCAAGGAAGTTTAAAGTAAAACTCCTTCCAAATAATCATCACACTCTGATATGAACtgatttttattttgtgaatgatttATCTTAGTCAGGGCGGAACCAAGCGTGAACCAGGTGACCCTACTTACTTACCCACTGGTATTTATGTATAACTACTAATTAAGAGCAGTATAAATTCAATGGAGTGAGTGTATCCACGTTTAAGTCCCAACAGCCAGTAGATTGTGGGTCAAATCACCTACACTAAAACAGTGAACAAATAGACAATTCAACAAAAACTAGCCTTCAGATTTTCACACACTCATTTGGTAATGCCACTCAGATTTAGCACACAGACGTTATTATCTCATCATtgagataaactcatttttttcACAGTGTACCAGGAAATTTTCTCACAAAAATGCCTATATTTGTTCTTTACAAAAATGACACTGAAATATCTCTATATCTTGAGAGGTCACAAAAATCTGCAAATCACTCTCTATTTCTCTAGTAGCCGACCAGAAAAGGAATCTATGGACTGTCATttgcaagaaacaaaagaaattattatttttttgtgagCAATTCTCCGAGCACTACTTTGGATTCTGTAatgaattttccttatttttgcctTTTTGGATTCTACGATGATTTTGTTTTGGATTTAGACTAAGTCATTCTAGGGTGTATATTCAATCCTCGGACTGAATGCAGATTAAGCACGAAACTGAACAGTTGAAAACACGTAAATCAGCAACGAATTGTCCAACTTTTATGTTCTTCAACAGGATCGGGAATCACCAACGTCCACGTAAAGATACGGTATCTAACCATGTTGATAAGATGTTGAATCGTTTGACTTTTTTCCAAGAAAGACAAGAGCGTTACGCTCTTTCCACATACACTACATGATACATGGTAGGGACGGGTCTAATAAGGGGCTAACCCAGGTTATAGCCCAACCCTGTTTTCAGCCCAACATATTTTTACCGtacaatttttttgatttttatttttctttaacccATTTATATGAAGCATTTCAGCCCACTTATTATAGTTTTAGCCCGCTTATATTATTCTGATTTCAAAGTCAAGTTATAACCAGTCCACTCGTGGGACAATTTTTAGGCTACTTAATGTAGAATCTTATTTAAAAGCGAAAAGATTTCTTGTTTTCAACACGGTTATCTATTTTCCttatgtaaactataaatatctTTTTGTGGTCATGTTCTCGTTAACGATTTTGTTCGTTTCAATTTTTAGTTTATATCTATCTAGTGTTTTATTTGTGAATAACTAGCTATTAGCTACGCGGTTCGCTTTAAAAAATTGCGTCCTAAGACCGTCTAATGGCACTCCAGCCCTACCCAACATAAAATTTTGGATCCGTCCCTAATAGATGGAGGAATTAAATTCCATAGATTTGTATACTGTCTTGGACCTGAAAGCTGCTACCACGACTAGATAGTACTATAGTAGCCTCAACAGCAAGAGGcataatataaaatattttaagTTCAGAAATGATATGGGACCATATTTTTTTCACAACGGGATAGTGAAGAAACAAATGTGTGATATTTTCTATCTTCTTGGCAAAAAAGACAAGAACTCGTAATAGCTAAACCACGGTGCATCAAATTATCTCTTAAAGAAAGCTTTTATAGCAGATGCCCCGTAAGAAAAATGTAATCTTTTGAGGAAATTTGAGCTTCGAAGGTTAAGTTCTCTTGATGGACAACCAAATCATTTGAAGAAGAGATCTTATCGTAACAAATAAGGTCTACCAAGTTCTTCTGATATGATTCATGAGGTAGTTTTAGAGCAGGACTCAGTTCAAAGTCCATTGAGATaactttttctttcatttttctttgctTTTGAGTTGTGATTTGAAACATAGCTTTCATCAGGGTTTTCTCATAGTTTGATTTCATATTTATAGTAGAGAGTTTTACATTTCCTTTTTTCCTCCTTAAATTGATTCTCTTCTTTCCACTGCCAGTCTTTTTCAGTGGCTTCTTAGTTAAGTCGTGTATGCCTTTTTCACCTTCAGCTAGGGTTGCAACTTTTGCATTGATATCATTTGCTCTTGCTTGCCTTGTTTCTTCCCCTTGTCCTGCGCCTGATAGTTTGAGGTTCCAAGGTTATTTTGTGAGTACTCTTATATGCTTCAAATTTGTAGCTCTTCCTTCCACTAGTTTTTTCGATGATGAGTgtggtttttccttttttttccatTACAGAAAGCCACTTCCCTATTTTCCTCATTTGTCTCCTCTTGTCCTTTGTTCTTCTGAGTATTTCAGCTGAGAGCCTCCCTTGAACCTTTGTCAGATGGATTCTTCTTATTGGTCTAGTATACTTCTTGAAGTTTTCAAAACCTGGAGGTGGTTCAAAAAATGATACTGGGTATACCAGTTTGAAAGCAGAGTTAGGATTTGTCACAAAGTTTACCACCTCAGGAGGTCCATGGATAAAATGGAAGCTACTTGATTGTCTTCCTTTCTTTTTGAACTCCCTCCCATTTTCATCTCATGTTCGTTGTATCTTCAGTGCTGGTGACATCTCTTCCCCTTTAGATAACTGCCTCTTCGAATGAACATTTTTAGTTTCAATTAAGGTCTCATGAGTTAAGATTCCTAACTTGAAACTTGGGGCTGGGCTCTCATTTGCTAGCTCTGCTACTGCATCAGTTGATATGGTAGTCTCTTTATCAGGATGAGACTTACTAGTTTCTCCTCTCTGAAAGTGTTTTGGTTCCGTGAGCAAGTAGGTTGATGTAGCTTTGAAAGCAGCATTTGTTATAGCTTGTAGTTAGTCTTCTACAAAAGCTTTATTCTCCTCATTTTCTTCTAGCTCTTCCATTTGGATATCATGTGTGGTTCTGTGAATCTGTTGACGAGTGACACATTTTTTCTATGGGTGGTTGAGGATTATACAGTGCTTGCAGAAGCCTTTATGCAGTTTCTCGAAAATAGTTTCACTTTGATTGGTTCTTGTTTTCCCATATTGACTGGGATGTGGTCCCAAAGTATCTCATTTACATTTATCTCAACAAGAACTCTTGGACAGGATAGTGTTAGCTGACTTCTTGATGGTTTCTCCACCATCAGAGATGTAGCCATTGAGCTTGCAATATTATATGGGATCTGTCCAACTGCCAGTTCAGGTAGTAAATCAATCAGTCGAGCCCACATAGTGAGGATATACATATTAATTGATGCAGGTGCGACTCCATATAGATATTCTTGGACCACCAGCAGGAAGGAACCAAGGCTCCtgatatttttggacagagcatatTGCACATCACTTTTTGAATTCAGCAGGAACACAAAAATGTTTTTTTCTTTGCCTCTGAAGATCAATGTACATTCTGGTTCATAATCTAACTGCCAGATCTGTTGGACTATTTCAGTTGCTTTCTCCTTTTTTGGCTTAAACTCGCAGTTAATCTTAGTAGTTATTTGGAGATTGTATTGTGATCTACGTACCTTCAGCTATCTTCTCTTCAGTTAATGAAAAACCTTGTTGATATCTTACTTTTTGAGCATTTCCTCAGTAATGTCTGATTGATTCATTGAGAAGAATGTTGTAGGGAGTTTTAGAAACTCAGAGGATAGTTTTGAGATGAGAGTTTTGAGTTTTTTACACCATGAAACTGCTAGCATTGTTACTAGCGCAAAAATCCAGATCCAAAAGAGCTAGTAGAGAAAATTTACTCCAATTTTGACTACTGGGGTAGTGGACTCTTGTTGTGAGACTGCGTACTCCCTTACCGAAGGCATGGGTACTGACACATGTCAATCCTAGTCACAGCAGAGTAGAGAGAATGAAATCCTACACATTCACCAGTTAGAGAAGCTCAAGGACATCACATCAACCAAATGGCTGAACTACTCCCACCATCCACCCTTCTATCATCTGAGAACCATCCTCAAAACCCTGCATCTATCATACCACCTAGCCCAACCTCCCCTGTTACTATGAGTAGAGACTTGGAGCCAAGCATAGAGAAACTCCAGATGCATCACAGCAACCAAATGGCTAAACTACTCCCATCATACATAAATAAGTGCACCCAAAATAATCAGCAAAAAACCTACCCACTCACTAGTTAGAGAAACTCAAGGACATCACAACAACCAAATGGCTAAACTACTCCCGCCATCCACCCTTCTATGATCTGAGAACCATCCTCAAGACCCTGCACCTATGGAAAACTTGATTCTGAAAACTCATGCTTCTTTGGTTTCTTTTATATATGGTGCTTTAAGTGATATTGCTAGAGATACTCAATGGAGGTATTTAGATGACATTAGAGTTAATCATCCTAATACTTGGATTCTGCTAGGGGATTTAAATCTGATTCTTGCTTCTGATGAAAAATAAGGTGGTAACTCTCCTCTTCAATCTGATCCAGATTATGCCAATGCTCTTTTACATGATAGGGACATTCACAGTATGCAGTATATTGGTAGTCCTTTTACCTGGATTAATAGGAGAAATGATGATGAATTAATCCTTGAAAGACTTGATAGAGCTTGTGTGAGTCTTGATTTTCATGAAAATTACCAAAATGTTGGTATATATCATTTAAATTCTTTTTCTAGTGACCACTGTTCTATTATGCATGTGCCCTCTAAACTGGACAATAGTACCAAAAAATCCTTTAGAGTTAACAAAGCTTGGTTTAGTGATAGCTCTTGCTCGGAACTTATTAAGACTAATTGGGGTAAACATATTTCTGGGTCTAATGCTTTTAAACTCACTAGATATTTGTTTGATGCTAAACATGTGCTAAAAGACTGGAATTACGATCAATTTGGTAATATTAACACCCAAATAATTAAACTACAGTCCTAACTTGCAATGTTAACTAGAAACAGAGGTGTACAAAACTCTAGGCAGGTGAAAGATCTGACTGCTAGACTTAAGTTTTGGTATAATTCTGAAGAGAATTATTGGAAACAGAGAAATACAGATGCTCATATGAAACTAGATCATAGGAACACAGCTTTCATCAACAAGCAAATTTTAGAAGGAGGAGAACTAAAATTGACTTTATTCAAAAGAGAGGACATAACAGCTGAACTATTAAGTCAATTTGATAATATGAGTAAAACAAATAATCCAGATAAGCCAGATTCATACTTGAATAATGTTGCTCCTTGTATTACTAATGTTGATGATGATATGCTCATTGCTTCTCCTTCTCATGAGGAAGTAAAGATGATTGTTTTTTAGATGAAATCATGGACCACTCCTGGTCCAGATGATTTTCCTACAGGTTTCTATCATCTTATGTGGGTTACGGTAGGTAATGATGTTGTGAATATGGTTAAATCCTT
This DNA window, taken from Papaver somniferum cultivar HN1 chromosome 3, ASM357369v1, whole genome shotgun sequence, encodes the following:
- the LOC113360907 gene encoding carbonic anhydrase 2-like; protein product: MASKDNYEEAIAGLTKLRSDNTSLKAVAAVKNEQITVDLLQTSTNVKDFCPINRMKTGFFQFKKEKYETDPELYGELSKGQSPKFMVFACSDSRVCPSHILGFQPGEAFIVRNIANMVPPYCQSKYSGVGAAIEYAVLILKVEHIVVIGHSCCGGIQGLMALSEDGSTYTDFIEEWVKIGLPAKSKVKAAGSNAPVSDLHEQCEKEAVNVSLGNLLTYPFVRNACINKVLTLKGGHYDFVKGCFELWDSEFGLSFTSTVQYFLSSDVAIIFLKWRLVYTKSP